Genomic DNA from Prunus persica cultivar Lovell chromosome G1, Prunus_persica_NCBIv2, whole genome shotgun sequence:
CCATTTCTAATACCTGCAAGAGTTATTCAGGAACTTTATATGTCAGTATATAACTAGTGATACCACTGGAAAGGAGGTAATATCAAGCAGGATGTTGGGCATTGCCATGTGAACTACAAAACTGGATTTTGCTTTTGAATTATGGTACgaaaacaaatcaaagttTTATGCGTCTAATGTAGGCAAAGTCTATGGCTGAGACGAGATAAAAATCAACTGCAGCACCCAGGATCATGCAGTTGAAGTTGATGGAAATAAGAGAACTCCAGAAGGCTACCAGCATGCATGGAAAAGCCAAAAGCAGTCATAATTAGACATGTCATGTAGCCAATTTCATACCTCGTCTCTTGAGTAAGTATTGTCCGTGATGAAGCAAAATTCTTCCACTCGCGGTGCACATATTTCTTCATACTTCCTTTTGAGtcataacaaaaaatacatacccgTCAAGCAATGTAATGATGAAATAATCAGGAGAAAAATATTGTTATTGATTCCTTGTTCACACACATGTGCCAGTGCACACACCACACACAAATATAAAGAAGTCTGTCCACGTATACCAAAGATGACTTCCTGAAATAGCCTCAGTAAACATCCCTAAGGAtttatttcataattaattgactacaaaaaattcatcacaTTTCACTAGAAACCACCACCTATTCACCTAATATAGCACTTACGAGGCAATTAGCGTGCAAGTGACTCCAAGCAGCTGAAGCCTTTGCTTTTCAACATAATTGTGAGAGAGAAACCGATCAATGAGATTTACTGTGAGGTAAAGTGTATCTGGAACCAGCTTATATTCTTCGGAAACCTGATAGAGACGTAAGTTAGTATGGATGCTTCCAAACAAGGGCACACCATTTCGTAGAAATACTATAGTCATTAGGTACATCCGATTATACTGACCTCTACAAGccaatcaatcaaaattcCTCGCATGCTTGGAGTGATATCTTGCTGCAATGTTTCCATATAAGTAGTTGACGGTCTTCGCTCCACCTGAGGAAGAATAAGTTTCCACTAAAAGTCAGAATCAATTATGTTACTGATAGACAGCAAATTAGTAGCTCACTAGTCCTTGAATTATTCTATGTTTCAAATTATATAGGAAACCTCACATTTCTCTGTCCTGTCAACACAAGTGAAGATTAAATATTGCAATAGTATTATGTTTATTAATAACGTCAGACTCTAGTAAAAGGGCTCCAACACTAACCTCTATAAGGCTTATATTACTGTATATATCAGGGGCATACAAGCTGCACGCTTGAGGATCCTTTAAGTTTGAGTCAATATCCACGATGTCCAGGTCATTtgaggatcccaatatctccCAGATCATATTTTCTTCTGCATAGTCCAATGAAAAACATCATCAAGCTTTGCTAATGTCAACATGAAAACAGAAGTCAGTAATAGCAATTATACAGGTGACTGAGCAGTAATCTTCTTTCTGTAACAAAGGAAATTCCATAATTGCCAAAGCGTGCATCAGCAGGTTGCAACAACTTTTCACAACCCCTTTAAAGCCAATCAAAATTTCTTGTAAACTAATAAACTGAAATTTCAACACTAAGAAAGACTCAATTTTGCAATCAGAAGGCTCGGAACAAAACTTGTCATCTTAGACCTTGCAAGCATCCCTCTTATGAAGTACAGACATAGAGAGTGGACACCCTTAAGTTAGCCAGTTTAAAAAGATAAGTCATATACTGTTGCACTCTCCTGAACAAATCTGAAACATAAAATGTACCTTTCTTTTGGGGGTTCTGAAGTTCAGCAGGTTCTGCGGAAGGCTGTACTCTAAGCATCAAATCTGCTCCTCTATGTTGTCCCAAGATATGACACATACCCTGGGGTACTGGCTCTTTTTCTCCCAACTTCACTGGCAAAGTGGCTTCTAGGGGTTCTGCCACCCTTATTTTGGATAATTCATCAGCTAACTTTGCTTTTGCGTCCTCTTGAACCACTGTACTTTCTTCCGAGACATTTGAGGCTGCCTTTACATTCTTTGCAAGACCTCTTCTGGCCTGCTTACTAGCCTGTCAGGGAGCAATACCAACAAATTCTAAGTTAGAATTACTTTAATGAACATACAGAAGCATGCTAGATCCTACACATGCTTAAACAATGGCTTTGTGTTACAGACAAACCATATCCTCTTTTTCATTAATGGAGGTaacaattaattttatttaaaatcatGTGAGGCCTCTGGAGAAAAATAGTATTCATTgactattcaaattttttgcatATTAGAAAGGGAAATATGCAAATCTGTACCTGAACCTGAGAGGCATCAGTGGTGCATTTCACATATGAATTTTCACAGATGACGTTTGCTACATCTTTAAGAACTGCCCTCCTTTTATGCTGCAAGCCAATGGTGGCAATTGCAGATCCTTTGTTCTCGTCTGATGCTGCTCTTTTGGAATTTGCTCGAACACCATGCTTCTGATCTTGTTTAAAGAAAGGTTTTGAGGAGGACACTACCTCCCCGGAAGTGCCAAAGGCTTTAGCCCGTGCCCTTGTGATTCGGACGGTAGGCTCTTCAACTTTGGCAgcatttgtattttctttattcatcTTTGCCTACCTTGTAGAAGAGCAATGAGTGAATTCAGAACGAATTCTTGTTCATTGAACCTGCATTTTCAAATCAGTTGATGTCAACAAGAGATACTGCGTCATCCGACACAAGCAAGCAGAACAAACCCAACCCGAGAAAGCATTCGGGGCCAAGTATGAAAGGATCAAAAAGACGTGTTTTTTAATGATCATcaacaaaaatttgatttgtaCATCGTCTTTTTGTGTAAGTTGATATCTCCTGTTAAACCAAATACTATTATCCATTTTACACAACACAATACAACAGAAGTTGGGAAGGCATCTTCGTCTCAATAATAAATCCAaccattttttcttctattgaaaaagaaaaatcatggtgCTTTACTCTGTTTTCCTTTGACAAAACCCATGACAGCTTGCAATACAAGGCCTTAAATGAAGATAACACAAAGGGTCCTACACCACAAGCATAGAACAAATTTTCAGCTCTTTGTTCTTGTCGAAGCGAGAAAACCTTTGGaaatagaagaaaacaagCGTTTTAATCCACCGTTGGCTGGTGTTACTTAAATTACAGGAGAAACTCACTTCAACCAAGCCCAGTTGACcaaacatttttcatttttcgtcGGTCCAGAGTGCATGAAAGACAAATGTTTTGCAGCCTGCTATTTCTCTGACACATTTTTCCGAGTAaccaaacagaagaaaaaacattTAATAAGAACCCGAGACACCGTAAtatccaaccccaaaaccctaatttcttcaaaattttcaactatcACCGCACCAGATCGTCAAAACCataacaaaacataaaatcGCAAACACATTTGACAAAAGGCGGACCAAAATCCAAACcataaaaatgtaaaaaatataagaatttaaaagaacaaaaatgggAAGAGCCAGCCCCGAGATCTATGTAGCGAACCCGTCAGGCGTAAAAAGGACGTAGTTCCATTAGAATCTGGCGGTGGAAAACAGAGCGACGAAGCTCAAACACCTAGAATgcaaaaaacaaccaaaaaaaaactatgcaCGGCTATGCGTTTGGGAGCTGAGC
This window encodes:
- the LOC18789703 gene encoding cyclin-A2-1, whose product is MNKENTNAAKVEEPTVRITRARAKAFGTSGEVVSSSKPFFKQDQKHGVRANSKRAASDENKGSAIATIGLQHKRRAVLKDVANVICENSYVKCTTDASQVQASKQARRGLAKNVKAASNVSEESTVVQEDAKAKLADELSKIRVAEPLEATLPVKLGEKEPVPQGMCHILGQHRGADLMLRVQPSAEPAELQNPQKKEENMIWEILGSSNDLDIVDIDSNLKDPQACSLYAPDIYSNISLIEVERRPSTTYMETLQQDITPSMRGILIDWLVEVSEEYKLVPDTLYLTVNLIDRFLSHNYVEKQRLQLLGVTCTLIASKYEEICAPRVEEFCFITDNTYSRDEVLEMESKVLNFLHFQLSVPTTKTFLRRFIHAAQASYKVPCVELELLANYLAELTLAEYGFLKFLPSLIAASAVFLARWTLDQSDHPWNPTLERYTSYKTSELKTTVVALEDLQLNTKGCPLNAIREKYRHQKFKSVATLTSKQRVIRSFQDQ